The DNA region CCTTAACATATATTTAATAAAAATACCAAAGCGATCGTCTGACTGACAAGGTTAGTTTTTATTTTCATCGTAGGTTATGTGGCTAGTATTTCTAAGGGATATCGATCTAGACAATAACCTTATTTTGTTTTTTATTTTATTCTTTTTTCAAACGAATCAAAAGTTAAAAATTTAATAATATACTTAATATTTATATTATAAATTTTTAACTTTTAATTAATTTAGGCGACTGGATAACCTGCTTGAACGATCGCGTGTTTAATGTCTGTCTCAGGGTGCTGTGTTTGAATGCTAACTATCTTAGATTTGGGATCGGCTTGTACCTGAGCATTTGGATCGACTTTTTGGACTGCTTTGGTAATCTTGTCTGCACAAACAGAACAAGCCATAGAAGGAACTGTCAATTCTAGTGCCATAAAATTCTCCTTTGTTTGTGAAAATCAAATAGATACGATCGCCCTTACCTCGTTCGTTTGCTTGAAATTTTATCTGCCAATTCCACCCATGCCAAAGCGACGATTGGTAGAATTGCTTGTACCGGCGGGATAATTGCGATGTCTCATCATGGTTGTATTACCAAACCAGGTTTGCAACCAAGCTTGCATTTGATGAATTTCGTTACGTTGAGCAGTCCGAATTTCTTGTGCGAGTGTCTTCACCTCGTTGTGTTGTGCTAGATTACCCACTAAAAGACGTTGCGACATCATAATGGCACCCATATGGTGCATCCGCATATCTTCTAGGAACGCTCGATCTAAAGCGTCTCCTTTGAGATTCGTTAGATCTCGCATCATCGCCATATATTGTACTTCAGCTTTCTGAGATGGATACCATCGATTCAGCCATGCCTGCATTTTTTCGATTTCGTCACTTTGAACGCGGATAATATCGTCAGCAAATTTTCTCATTTCAGGGCGATTTGTCCCCGCTTTGAGAAGCTTGGCTGTAGCAATCGCTTCTTCGTGATGAGGAATCATTTTGGTGAGGTAATCAAACTCATTTTGCACCTGCATCGACGACATCATACCCATGCCTGTCGGTGCTAAACCTGTGGTTTGCATCCGGCAATTCATCATATCTCTAGGCAATGGGGAATTTGCACCTTTTATTGGCAATGCTACAGTTCCCGATGTGAAGTAGCTACTA from Aerosakkonema funiforme FACHB-1375 includes:
- a CDS encoding heavy-metal-associated domain-containing protein — its product is MALELTVPSMACSVCADKITKAVQKVDPNAQVQADPKSKIVSIQTQHPETDIKHAIVQAGYPVA
- a CDS encoding DUF305 domain-containing protein; protein product: MSLKKRLLIALVSSGAGVTTTLASSYFTSGTVALPIKGANSPLPRDMMNCRMQTTGLAPTGMGMMSSMQVQNEFDYLTKMIPHHEEAIATAKLLKAGTNRPEMRKFADDIIRVQSDEIEKMQAWLNRWYPSQKAEVQYMAMMRDLTNLKGDALDRAFLEDMRMHHMGAIMMSQRLLVGNLAQHNEVKTLAQEIRTAQRNEIHQMQAWLQTWFGNTTMMRHRNYPAGTSNSTNRRFGMGGIGR